The following coding sequences are from one Capsicum annuum cultivar UCD-10X-F1 chromosome 3, UCD10Xv1.1, whole genome shotgun sequence window:
- the LOC107865394 gene encoding uncharacterized protein LOC107865394, whose protein sequence is MPKYDKYLRYVVANKVKLQDVEVVSLTEECSLVVTQKMPKKLKDPGKFAYPIQIGNNNVVQTLSDLEESINMMPISLFNMLGLVKPRPSSVLLQLANGIIAHPEGVIEDVLIKVYKQVDGKFE, encoded by the exons ATGCCCAAGTACGATAAGTACTTGAGATATGTGGTTGCTAATAAAGTTAAGTTACAGGATGTGGAGGTTGTatcactcactgaagagtgtagcctTGTGGTGACTcaaaagatgcccaaaaagcttaaggaccctgGGAAATTCGCTTATCCCATTCAGATTGGCAACAACAATGTGGTTCAGACACTTAGTGATTTAGAGGAAAGCATAAACATGATgcccatatctttgttcaacatgTTGGGATTGGTAAAGCCTAGACCGAGCTCTGTGCTACTGCAGCTGGCAAATGGGATCATAGCCCATCCTGAAGGAGTGATAGAAGatgttctcataaag GTATATaaacag gttgatgggaagtttgagtag